Proteins from one Rosa chinensis cultivar Old Blush chromosome 7, RchiOBHm-V2, whole genome shotgun sequence genomic window:
- the LOC112180442 gene encoding FRIGIDA-like protein 1 isoform X2 — MSSVQLGFSEAMVEVAATEADVGIACQTVQSHLSYLVDQVSLGLGMSTEHLGSREERLNQRLREVELKEKQLDLLHRRLKRREKKVEELRLKQFEPRVKTEEDQSIMNMDCRELLVFVNEQFRIIDLAGTRMSAVLQASPDPGKMVLEGVRGFCPSNRNVDGRQTEMSLRCMRKSCVLLLQELKRMSPQISAPVREEARKLAAEWKAKMKEGSENSWEAKGLLRLIAAYGLDGIICDAEELQSLVAMVEQPEQSSELRRTLGLTNGAPGTNANSSIVKIEGRESSLARNAATLSSPNHSLPNDMLVSLKSSSDKAKLVLKLIKRSLTQYWTNGDVSSKEMVVLSNISLLNFLMGASAHVGPHLKDGATNLAAQWKANMTADTENSLENLGFSLFIAIYGLVSTLNEDEIVKLLGKISQHKRSLELCQTNGFADKIAGLIGKLIEKKQVIDAVRSICLFKLIDKFPPVPLLKAYVQDAKEWSELVCSLKISDAEKEKAVNRKIADLRAVIQCIKDCNLESEYPSMTVEVQIDQLQILEENWRPSCVSKVRQQERKRKRPNIRPRSSLKVKHRLQQSNVDGSHQIRYHSLS; from the exons atGTCTTCCGTACAGTTAGGGTTTTCAGAGGCGATGGTCGAAGTCGCAGCGACCGAGGCTGACGTCGGCATTGCGTGTCAGACCGTGCAATCCCATCTCTCTTACCTCGTTGATCAAGTGAGCTTGGGGCTGGGGATGAGCACGGAGCATCTAGGTTCGAGGGAGGAGAGGCTCAACCAACGCCTGCGCGAGGTTGAATTGAAAGAAAAGCAGTTGGATTTACTCCACCGAAGACTCAAAAGGAGGGAGAAGAAAGTTGAAGAGCTCAGGTTGAAACAATTCGAGCCTCGAGTCAAGACGGAGGAGGATCAATCTATCATGAACATGGACTGTCGCGAGTTGCTGGTGTTCGTGAATGAGCAATTCAGAATAATTGATTTGGCGGGAACCCGGATGTCGGCTGTTCTTCAAGCATCTCCAGACCCCGGAAAGATGGTTCTGGAAGGAGTGCGAGGGTTTTGTCCTTCGAATCGGAATGTGGATGGAAGACAGACTGAAATGAGTTTGAGGTGTATGAGAAAGAGTTGTGTTCTGTTGTTGCAGGAGTTGAAGAGAATGTCGCCGCAAATTAGTGCTCCGGTGAGAGAGGAGGCAAGGAAGTTAGCAGCTGAGTGGAAAGCGAAGATGAAGGAGGGCAGTGAGAATAGTTGGGAGGCCAAGGGGCTTTTGCGGCTCATTGCTGCTTATGGATTGGATGGTATTATTTGTGATGCTGAGGAGCTTCAGAGTCTTGTTGCTATGGTGGAGCAGCCGGAACAATCTAGTGAACTAAGAAGGACTCTTGGTTTGACAAATGGGGCACCGG GGACCAATGCCAATTCTTCCATTGTTAAGATCGAGGGACGAGAATCCTCTCTTGCTAGAAATGCAGCGACTCTTTCTTCTCCGAATCATTCTTTGCCGAATGACATGTTGGTTTCTCTTAAGTCGTCATCGGATAAGGCAAAACTTGTGTTGAAATTGATAAAAAGATCTTTAACCCAATACTGGACAAATGGTGATGTTAGCTCCAAAGAAATGGTTGTATTGAGTAACATTTCTCTATTGAATTTTCTAATGGGAGCCTCAGCTCATGTTGGACCTCATCTGAAAGATGGTGCAACAAATCTAGCAGCCCAGTGGAAAGCAAATATGACAGCTGATACTGAAAACTCATTGGAGAATTTGGGATTTTCGCTGTTTATAGCTATATATGGATTGGTTTCTACTTTAAACGAAGATGAGATTGTAAAGCTTCTTGGAAAGATTTCACAGCATAAACGGTCCCTAGAATTATGTCAGACAAATGGTTTTGCAGATAAGATTGCTG GTCTTATTGGGAAACTTATTGAAAAGAAGCAAGTGATTGATGCTGTTAGATCGATTTGTTTGTTCAAGTTAATTGACAAGTTTCCCCCAGTACCGTTGTTAAAAGCATATGTGCAGGATGCAAAGGAGTGGTCTGAATTAGTTTGCAGCTTAAAGATATCAGATGCTGAAAAG GAGAAGGCTGTAAATAGAAAAATAGCTGATCTTAGAGCTGTCATTCAATGCATCAAAGATTGCAACCTTGAGTCTGAATACCCGTCCATGACTGTTGAAGTGCAAATAGATCAGCTGCAAATACTCGAGGAGAATTGGAGACCATCTTGTGTCTCCAAAGTTAGACAACAagagagaaaaaggaagagaccTAATATCAG GCCCAGATCTTCCTTAAAGGTAAAGCATCGTCTGCAACAATCTAATGTGGATGGGAGCCATCAGATAAGATATCACTCTCTTAGTTAA
- the LOC112180442 gene encoding FRIGIDA-like protein 1 isoform X1 — translation MSSVQLGFSEAMVEVAATEADVGIACQTVQSHLSYLVDQVSLGLGMSTEHLGSREERLNQRLREVELKEKQLDLLHRRLKRREKKVEELRLKQFEPRVKTEEDQSIMNMDCRELLVFVNEQFRIIDLAGTRMSAVLQASPDPGKMVLEGVRGFCPSNRNVDGRQTEMSLRCMRKSCVLLLQELKRMSPQISAPVREEARKLAAEWKAKMKEGSENSWEAKGLLRLIAAYGLDGIICDAEELQSLVAMVEQPEQSSELRRTLGLTNGAPGTNANSSIVKIEGRESSLARNAATLSSPNHSLPNDMLVSLKSSSDKAKLVLKLIKRSLTQYWTNGDVSSKEMVVLSNISLLNFLMGASAHVGPHLKDGATNLAAQWKANMTADTENSLENLGFSLFIAIYGLVSTLNEDEIVKLLGKISQHKRSLELCQTNGFADKIAGLIGKLIEKKQVIDAVRSICLFKLIDKFPPVPLLKAYVQDAKEWSELVCSLKISDAEKEKAVNRKIADLRAVIQCIKDCNLESEYPSMTVEVQIDQLQILEENWRPSCVSKVRQQERKRKRPNISCMCILAERVKLPILNHHGNFLMHNLGPDLP, via the exons atGTCTTCCGTACAGTTAGGGTTTTCAGAGGCGATGGTCGAAGTCGCAGCGACCGAGGCTGACGTCGGCATTGCGTGTCAGACCGTGCAATCCCATCTCTCTTACCTCGTTGATCAAGTGAGCTTGGGGCTGGGGATGAGCACGGAGCATCTAGGTTCGAGGGAGGAGAGGCTCAACCAACGCCTGCGCGAGGTTGAATTGAAAGAAAAGCAGTTGGATTTACTCCACCGAAGACTCAAAAGGAGGGAGAAGAAAGTTGAAGAGCTCAGGTTGAAACAATTCGAGCCTCGAGTCAAGACGGAGGAGGATCAATCTATCATGAACATGGACTGTCGCGAGTTGCTGGTGTTCGTGAATGAGCAATTCAGAATAATTGATTTGGCGGGAACCCGGATGTCGGCTGTTCTTCAAGCATCTCCAGACCCCGGAAAGATGGTTCTGGAAGGAGTGCGAGGGTTTTGTCCTTCGAATCGGAATGTGGATGGAAGACAGACTGAAATGAGTTTGAGGTGTATGAGAAAGAGTTGTGTTCTGTTGTTGCAGGAGTTGAAGAGAATGTCGCCGCAAATTAGTGCTCCGGTGAGAGAGGAGGCAAGGAAGTTAGCAGCTGAGTGGAAAGCGAAGATGAAGGAGGGCAGTGAGAATAGTTGGGAGGCCAAGGGGCTTTTGCGGCTCATTGCTGCTTATGGATTGGATGGTATTATTTGTGATGCTGAGGAGCTTCAGAGTCTTGTTGCTATGGTGGAGCAGCCGGAACAATCTAGTGAACTAAGAAGGACTCTTGGTTTGACAAATGGGGCACCGG GGACCAATGCCAATTCTTCCATTGTTAAGATCGAGGGACGAGAATCCTCTCTTGCTAGAAATGCAGCGACTCTTTCTTCTCCGAATCATTCTTTGCCGAATGACATGTTGGTTTCTCTTAAGTCGTCATCGGATAAGGCAAAACTTGTGTTGAAATTGATAAAAAGATCTTTAACCCAATACTGGACAAATGGTGATGTTAGCTCCAAAGAAATGGTTGTATTGAGTAACATTTCTCTATTGAATTTTCTAATGGGAGCCTCAGCTCATGTTGGACCTCATCTGAAAGATGGTGCAACAAATCTAGCAGCCCAGTGGAAAGCAAATATGACAGCTGATACTGAAAACTCATTGGAGAATTTGGGATTTTCGCTGTTTATAGCTATATATGGATTGGTTTCTACTTTAAACGAAGATGAGATTGTAAAGCTTCTTGGAAAGATTTCACAGCATAAACGGTCCCTAGAATTATGTCAGACAAATGGTTTTGCAGATAAGATTGCTG GTCTTATTGGGAAACTTATTGAAAAGAAGCAAGTGATTGATGCTGTTAGATCGATTTGTTTGTTCAAGTTAATTGACAAGTTTCCCCCAGTACCGTTGTTAAAAGCATATGTGCAGGATGCAAAGGAGTGGTCTGAATTAGTTTGCAGCTTAAAGATATCAGATGCTGAAAAG GAGAAGGCTGTAAATAGAAAAATAGCTGATCTTAGAGCTGTCATTCAATGCATCAAAGATTGCAACCTTGAGTCTGAATACCCGTCCATGACTGTTGAAGTGCAAATAGATCAGCTGCAAATACTCGAGGAGAATTGGAGACCATCTTGTGTCTCCAAAGTTAGACAACAagagagaaaaaggaagagaccTAATATCAG CTGTATGTGCATATTAGCTGAGAGAGTCAAGCTTCCCATTTTAAATCATCATGGTAACTTTCTGATGCATAATTTAGGCCCAGATCTTCCTTAA
- the LOC112180442 gene encoding FRIGIDA-like protein 1 isoform X3: MSSVQLGFSEAMVEVAATEADVGIACQTVQSHLSYLVDQVSLGLGMSTEHLGSREERLNQRLREVELKEKQLDLLHRRLKRREKKVEELRLKQFEPRVKTEEDQSIMNMDCRELLVFVNEQFRIIDLAGTRMSAVLQASPDPGKMVLEGVRGFCPSNRNVDGRQTEMSLRCMRKSCVLLLQELKRMSPQISAPVREEARKLAAEWKAKMKEGSENSWEAKGLLRLIAAYGLDGIICDAEELQSLVAMVEQPEQSSELRRTLGLTNGAPGTNANSSIVKIEGRESSLARNAATLSSPNHSLPNDMLVSLKSSSDKAKLVLKLIKRSLTQYWTNGDVSSKEMVVLSNISLLNFLMGASAHVGPHLKDGATNLAAQWKANMTADTENSLENLGFSLFIAIYGLVSTLNEDEIVKLLGKISQHKRSLELCQTNGFADKIAGLIGKLIEKKQVIDAVRSICLFKLIDKFPPVPLLKAYVQDAKEWSELVCSLKISDAEKEKAVNRKIADLRAVIQCIKDCNLESEYPSMTVEVQIDQLQILEENWRPSCVSKVRQQERKRKRPNISI, translated from the exons atGTCTTCCGTACAGTTAGGGTTTTCAGAGGCGATGGTCGAAGTCGCAGCGACCGAGGCTGACGTCGGCATTGCGTGTCAGACCGTGCAATCCCATCTCTCTTACCTCGTTGATCAAGTGAGCTTGGGGCTGGGGATGAGCACGGAGCATCTAGGTTCGAGGGAGGAGAGGCTCAACCAACGCCTGCGCGAGGTTGAATTGAAAGAAAAGCAGTTGGATTTACTCCACCGAAGACTCAAAAGGAGGGAGAAGAAAGTTGAAGAGCTCAGGTTGAAACAATTCGAGCCTCGAGTCAAGACGGAGGAGGATCAATCTATCATGAACATGGACTGTCGCGAGTTGCTGGTGTTCGTGAATGAGCAATTCAGAATAATTGATTTGGCGGGAACCCGGATGTCGGCTGTTCTTCAAGCATCTCCAGACCCCGGAAAGATGGTTCTGGAAGGAGTGCGAGGGTTTTGTCCTTCGAATCGGAATGTGGATGGAAGACAGACTGAAATGAGTTTGAGGTGTATGAGAAAGAGTTGTGTTCTGTTGTTGCAGGAGTTGAAGAGAATGTCGCCGCAAATTAGTGCTCCGGTGAGAGAGGAGGCAAGGAAGTTAGCAGCTGAGTGGAAAGCGAAGATGAAGGAGGGCAGTGAGAATAGTTGGGAGGCCAAGGGGCTTTTGCGGCTCATTGCTGCTTATGGATTGGATGGTATTATTTGTGATGCTGAGGAGCTTCAGAGTCTTGTTGCTATGGTGGAGCAGCCGGAACAATCTAGTGAACTAAGAAGGACTCTTGGTTTGACAAATGGGGCACCGG GGACCAATGCCAATTCTTCCATTGTTAAGATCGAGGGACGAGAATCCTCTCTTGCTAGAAATGCAGCGACTCTTTCTTCTCCGAATCATTCTTTGCCGAATGACATGTTGGTTTCTCTTAAGTCGTCATCGGATAAGGCAAAACTTGTGTTGAAATTGATAAAAAGATCTTTAACCCAATACTGGACAAATGGTGATGTTAGCTCCAAAGAAATGGTTGTATTGAGTAACATTTCTCTATTGAATTTTCTAATGGGAGCCTCAGCTCATGTTGGACCTCATCTGAAAGATGGTGCAACAAATCTAGCAGCCCAGTGGAAAGCAAATATGACAGCTGATACTGAAAACTCATTGGAGAATTTGGGATTTTCGCTGTTTATAGCTATATATGGATTGGTTTCTACTTTAAACGAAGATGAGATTGTAAAGCTTCTTGGAAAGATTTCACAGCATAAACGGTCCCTAGAATTATGTCAGACAAATGGTTTTGCAGATAAGATTGCTG GTCTTATTGGGAAACTTATTGAAAAGAAGCAAGTGATTGATGCTGTTAGATCGATTTGTTTGTTCAAGTTAATTGACAAGTTTCCCCCAGTACCGTTGTTAAAAGCATATGTGCAGGATGCAAAGGAGTGGTCTGAATTAGTTTGCAGCTTAAAGATATCAGATGCTGAAAAG GAGAAGGCTGTAAATAGAAAAATAGCTGATCTTAGAGCTGTCATTCAATGCATCAAAGATTGCAACCTTGAGTCTGAATACCCGTCCATGACTGTTGAAGTGCAAATAGATCAGCTGCAAATACTCGAGGAGAATTGGAGACCATCTTGTGTCTCCAAAGTTAGACAACAagagagaaaaaggaagagaccTAATATCAG CATCTGA
- the LOC112179024 gene encoding protein CutA, chloroplastic: protein MASTSTLFCRAKAILPFSSTLRRRLPLVGAICVLGLGLPNLFSAACRTRFAQSLPFAPLLRSKFRSQAKAMEGTQGSSTVPSIVVYVTVPNKEVGKKLAESLVREKLAACVNIVPGILSIYQWEGEVQTDSEELLIIKTRQSLFEALTEHVKTNHPYDVPEVIALPINAGSLNYLEWIKNSTKD from the exons ATGGCTTCCACTTCCACACTCTTCTGCAGAGCCAAAGCAATACTTCCCTTCTCCTCCACGCTACGACGTCGTTTGCCTCTCGTCGGAGCAATCTGCGTACTCGGCCTCGGCCTCCCCAATCTCTTCTCCGCCGCCTGCAGAACCCGCTTCGCTCAGTCTCTCCCTTTTGCCCCTCTCTTGAG ATCAAAATTCAGAAGCCAAGCAAAGGCAATGGAAGGGACTCAAGGCAGCAGCACTGTACCAAGCATTGTTGTTTATGTCACTGTACCCAACAAAGAAGTAG GAAAGAAGTTAGCTGAAAGCTTGGTCAGAGAAAAACTTGCAGCATGTGTTAACATAGTACCAG GCATTCTGTCCATCTATCAGTGGGAAGGTGAG GTTCAGACAGATTCAGAGGAGCTTCTTATAATCAAGACCAGGCAATCCCTTTTTGAAGCTCTAACAGAGCATGTCAAGACAAACCATCCATATGA TGTCCCAGAAGTTATTGCCTTGCCCATCAATGCTGGCAGTCTCAACTACTTAGAATGGATCAAGAACAGCACAAAGGACTGA
- the LOC121048961 gene encoding zinc finger BED domain-containing protein RICESLEEPER 3-like, which translates to MGTQSGNLSQTSSSSPSISSGIHVTGTVALDHSPLGQPPLGQPPPPLGQTLPPLGQTSGSVDEADPTNSQSHGAATAGQKRKEPTNKSPIWAHFTRCKHPNSDLIDTCWCTCDYCNDRVLCDTKKNGTSSMWAHTRKCATHPLHAEPDPKQAKLNRDNVSGGASYHKYNKKRCDDRCIDMIIKDELPFRHVEKEGFKAFCKELEPQWPGMDRKQAAKGVLDKYNFEKVVLLSQLKANETRISITADTWTSIQNINYLVLIAHFMDSDWILHKRIINFCTITSHKGEDIGRVVEQCLRKWEITKVFTITVDNASANDLAVAYMKRRLTSYKTLMFEGEFLHLRCACHIINLIVKDGLKELQDGIAAIWNCAKYVRSSSSRLDKFREFAVLEQCRANANVPLDVVTRWNSTYLMLEAALKYEAVFGRMGEEDCNFKAYFDETDRNGKPRVGPPSSEDWRNAKAFCLFLKKFYEATVKLSAWKKITANILFVEMVTLQTEIDKAIIAEDPILKRVATSMKAKFNKYWGSFKSVNKIIMIANVLDPRYKLQWAKVAMQKVNASYETIHSIQGDLKKILLKMYDEYKANEGSNEAELYMGEDLGFEGDDLENLDEVSKQIARERMAEQSQCIRNEVDQYLSDRYVSLLAKNFEIHKWWKANELTYPILSKLAKDVFAVPCSTFGLVKI; encoded by the exons ATGGGTACTCAAAGTGGTAATTTGAGTCAGACTAGTAGCTCAAGCCCTTCGATTAGTTCTGGCATACATGTGACGGGTACTGTAGCTTTGGATCATTCCCCTTTAGGACAACCACCTTTAGGACAACCACCACCACCTTTAGGACAAACACTCCCACCTTTAGGGCAAACTTCAGGTTCAGTTGATGAAGCTGATCCTACCAACTCCCAATCCCATGGAGCAGCTACTGCTggacagaaaagaaaagagcctACAAACAAAAGCCCTATTTGGGCACATTTTACTAGATGTAAACACCCGAACTCAGACTTAATAGATACTTGTTGGTGTACTTGCGATTATTGCAATGACAGAGTGTTATGTGATACTAAAAAGAATGGGACAAGCTCGATGTGGGCACATACTAGGAAATGTGCTACTCACCCATTACATGCAGAACCTGATCCTAAGCAGGCTAAGTTGAATAGAGATAATGTGAGTGGAGGAGCCTCATACCATAAGTATAACAAAAAGAGGTGTGATGATAGGTGCATCGATATGATTATCAAGGATGAGCTCCCTTTTAGGCACGTGGAGAAGGAGGGATTCAAAGCTTTCTGCAAAGAGTTAGAACCTCAATGGCCTGGAATGGACAGAAAGCAGGCTGCCAAGGGTGTGCTAGATAAGTACAATTTTGAGAAGGTTGTTTTGTTGAGTCAATTGAAGGCAAATGAAACTCGGATCTCAATTACCGCCGACACCTGGACATCGATCCAGAATATAAACTACCTAGTACTAATAGCCCACTTCATGGATAGTGACTGGATATTGCACAAAAGGATCATCAACTTTTGTACAATTACTAGTCACAAAGGAGAGGATATTGGAAGGGTAGTAGAGCAGTGTTTGAGGAAATGGGAGATCACCAAAGTGTTTACAATCACAGTAGACAATGCTAGTGCTAATGACTTAGCTGTGGCATACATGAAGAGAAGGTTGACCAGTTACAAGACTTTGATGTTTGAGGGAGAGTTTTTACATTTAAGATGTGCATGCCACATTATAAATTTGATAGTTAAGGATGGTCTGAAGGAGTTACAAGATGGGATTGCTGCTATATGGAACTGTGCCAAGTATGTTAGGAGTTCATCAAGTCGTCTTGACAAGTTCAGGGAGTTTGCTGTTTTGGAACAGTGCAGGGCAAATGCCAATGTTCCATTAGATGTAGTCACAAGATGGAACAGCACATACCTCATGCTTGAAGCTGCACTTAAGTATGAAGCTGTGTTCGGCAGAATGGGTGAAGAAGACTGCAATTTTAAAGCTTATTTCGACGAAACGGACAGAAATGGCAAACCCAGGGTTGGACCACCATCTAGTGAGGATTGGAGGAATGCAAAagcattttgtttgtttttgaagAAGTTTTATGAAGCTACTGTGAAGCTGAGCGCTTGGAAGAAGATCACTGCCAatatattatttgttgaaatGGTTACATTGCAAACTGAGATTGACAAGGCTATCATTGCAGAAGACCCTATTTTGAAGAGGGTTGCCACTTCAATGAAGGCCAAGTTCAACAAATATTGGGGAAGCTTCAAATCGGTGAACAAGATAATCATGATAGCTAATGTTCTTGACCCAAGATACAAGCTGCAGTGGGCTAAAGTAGCAATGCAAAAAGTCAATGCAAGCTACGAGACAATTCATTCAATACAAGGGGACTTAAAGAAAATTTTGCTGAAGATGTATGATGAATACAAAGCCAATGAAGGCAGCAACGAAGCTGAACTGTACATGGGAGAAGATCTAGGATTCGAAGGGGATGACTTGGAGAATCTTGATGAAGTCAGCAAGCAAATAGCAAGGGAGAGGATGGCAGAGCAGTCACAATGCATACGAAATGAGGTTGATCAGTATTTATCGGATAGGTATGTTAGCCTCCTTGCAAAGAATTTTGAAATTCATAAGTGGTGGAAGGCCAATGAGTTAACCTATCCAATCCTATCAAAGTTAGCAAAGGATGTTTTTGCTGTTCCTTGCTCAACG TTCGGATTGGTTAAAATCTGA